A single region of the Eriocheir sinensis breed Jianghai 21 unplaced genomic scaffold, ASM2467909v1 Scaffold50, whole genome shotgun sequence genome encodes:
- the LOC126992773 gene encoding uncharacterized protein LOC126992773 isoform X1, translating into MGTREVLYLLLMVCGCTSEGIRSTRRYVLEEPPGTPCGDLKYGVDNGIPPLAVSTGGELNTVQRFPFFKGFAEVIFELCHQTPPVIGSKPLLQCKRIDSTVVQLEGKRHNESVLVKKDLIPSEFYHTLKFPDNVQCQGCVLVIKTVERACRNCEVTDALEMCSYVNVETTIAPPPSPPPAQGEIHPLSMPVYSHITESPPHRPLPTPYRDHDPNIVDPPIRITVLPPYPFTYPPIRDPLVIDAKFSQQTLQPPPFLLSGTQPPITVEPPLPRPIPLTRPPIIIEPPVPTPQPTLPPITVEPLVSTQPPPTLPPITVEPLVSTQPPPTLPPITGDPPFPSIPPTLKPIIVEPLVSTQSPPTLPPITVEPLVSTQPPPTLPPITVEPLVSTQPPPTLPPITIEPPIPTSIPPILPPITVEPLVSTQPPPIRPPVKIPKISFPPLIQPNFTIPPTLPPLIFRPHKKPLPIVVIPPASFPPLTQPNITIPPSPAPLTISQPKPTLSIVEVPTVSSPPPMQPTLPPANSTLPTVEMPTVSFRLRVQPTSTIRPTLEPSNSTLPTVEIPPVSSPLPMQPTSTIRPTLEPCNSTFPTVEIPTVSFPSLIRPTSTIRPTFLPPNTTFPTAEIPSVSFPPLIQQNFTIPGTLPPLTLPGHGRIAPQPPKQQLSLPETAEAYTPTPTPIPPTSPPKPSPTPIPSPPTNQTSPTNQTSPTNQTSPTNQTSPPTPIPSPPTNQTSPTNQTSPTNQTSPTNQTSPTNQTSPTNQTSPTNQTLPPIPIPSPPTNQTSPPTPSPSPTPPTPTPPPPPSSPPPRPSNSSILCTIFVNCRDSNSAPPPFLQHLNQTLQAQPPQPHNQ; encoded by the exons atggGGACGAGGGAAGTGCTGTACCTATTGTTGATG GTGTGTGGCTGTACCAGTGAGGGCATCCGTTCAACTCGACGCTACGTGTTGGAGGAACCGCCCGGCACCCCTTGTGGAGATctcaag tatgggGTGGACAACGGAATTCCTCCACTAGCTGTCAGCACAGGAGGG GAGCTGAACACCGTGCAGAGGTTCCCATTCTTCAAAGGGTTCGCGGAGGTGATCTTCGAGCTCTGCCACCAGACACCCCCAGTAATCGGCAGCAAACCGCTCCTTCAGTGCAAGCGAATCGA CTCGACCGTGGTGCAGCTCGAAGGAAAGAGACACAACGAGTCGGTATTGGTGAAGAAGGATCTCATTCCCTCAGAGTTCTACCACACCCTCAAGTTCCCCGACAATGTGCAGTGTCAAGGGTGTGTCCTGGTG ATCAAGACGGTCGAGAGGGCGTGCCGAAACTGCGAGGTCACTGACGCCTTGGAGATGTGTTCTTATGTCAACGTCGAGACCACCatcgcaccaccaccatcaccaccaccagcacaaggAGAAATACACCCACTATCAATGCCAGTATACTCCCACATTACAGAGAGTCCACCACATCGACCACTCCCAACACCATATCGAGACCATGACCCAAACATTGTAGACCCGCCAATTAGAATAACAGTACTACCACCTTATCCTTTCACATATCCACCAATTCGAGACCCGCTAGTTATAGATGCAAAATTTTCCCAACAAACACTTCAGCCACCGCCCTTTTTACTATCAGGTACACAGCCTCCAATAACTGTCGAGCCACCACTCCCAAGACCAATACCACTAACCCGCCCACCAATAATAATCGAACCACCAGTCCCAACACCACAACCAACCCTCCCACCAATAACAGTCGAACCATTAGtctcaacacaaccaccaccaactctCCCACCAATAACAGTCGAACCATTGGtctcaacacaaccaccaccaactctCCCACCAATAACAGGCGATCCACCATTCCCATCAATACCACCAACTCTCAAACCAATAATAGTCGAACCATTAGTctcaacacaatcaccaccaactcTCCCACCAATAACAGTCGAACCATTAGtctcaacacaaccaccaccaactctCCCACCAATAACAGTCGAACCATTAGtctcaacacaaccaccaccaactctCCCACCAATAACAATCGAACCACCAATCCCAACATCAATACCACCAATCCTCCCACCAATAACAGTCGAACCATTAGtctcaacacaaccaccaccaatccGCCCACCAGTAAAAATACCCAAAATCTCCTTCCCACCATTGATACAACCAAATTTCACGATACCACCGACCCTCCCGCCACTAATATTCCGACCACATAAGAAGCCACTTCCAATCGTAGTAATACCCCcagcttccttccctccactgacGCAACCAAATATcaccataccaccatcaccagcgcCACTAACGATATCGCAACCAAAACCAACACTTTCAATCGTAGAAGTACCCActgtttcctcccctccaccgATGCAACCAACACTCCCGCCAGCTAACTCAACACTTCCAACCGTAGAAATGCCCACAGTTTCTTTCCGTCTACGGGTGCAACCAACTTCCACCATACGACCAACACTCGAGCCATCTAACTCAACACTTCCAACCGTAGAAATACCACCAGTTTCCTCCCCTCTACCGATGCAACCAACTTCCACCATAAGACCAACACTCGAGCCATGTAACTCAACATTTCCAACTGTAGAAATACCCAcagtctccttcccttcactgatACGACCAACTTCCACCATAAGACCAACATTCCTACCACCTAACACAACATTTCCAACTGCAGAAATACCCAGCGTGTCATTTCCACCACTGATACAACAAAATTTCACCATACCAGGAACACTCCCGCCGCTTACTCTACCTGGGCACGGAAGGATCGCACCCcaaccaccaaaacaacaactaTCATTACCAGAAACAGCAGAGGCAtatacaccaacaccaacaccaataccaccaacatcaccaccaaaaccttcaccaacaccaataccatcaccaccaacaaaccAAACATCACCAACAAACCAAACATCACCAACAAACCAAACATCACCAACAAaccaaacatcaccaccaacaccaataccatcaccaccaacaaaccAAACATCACCAACAAACCAAACATCACCAACAAACCAAACATCACCAACAAACCAAACATCACCAACAAACCAAACATCACCAACAAACCAAACATCACCAACAAACCAAACATtaccaccaataccaataccatcCCCACCAACAAaccaaacatcaccaccaacaccatcaccatcaccaacaccaccaacaccaacaccacctcctccaccatcatcaccaccaccacggccctcCAACAGTTCCATTCTCTGCACCATATTTGTGAATTGCCGAGATTCAAACTCCGCCCCGCCGCCCTTTCTCCAACACCTCAACCAAACACTACaagcacaaccaccacaaccacataaccagtaa
- the LOC126992773 gene encoding uncharacterized protein LOC126992773 isoform X2 — MGTREVLYLLLMVCGCTSEGIRSTRRYVLEEPPGTPCGDLKYGVDNGIPPLAVSTGGELNTVQRFPFFKGFAEVIFELCHQTPPVIGSKPLLQCKRIDSTVVQLEGKRHNESVLVKKDLIPSEFYHTLKFPDNVQCQGCVLVIKTVERACRNCEVTDALEMCSYVNVETTIAPPPSPPPAQGEIHPLSMPVYSHITESPPHRPLPTPYRDHDPNIVDPPIRITVLPPYPFTYPPIRDPLVIDAKFSQQTLQPPPFLLSGTQPPITVEPPLPRPIPLTRPPIIIEPPVPTPQPTLPPITVEPLVSTQPPPTLPPITVEPLVSTQPPPTLPPITVEPLVSTQPPPIRPPVKIPKISFPPLIQPNFTIPPTLPPLIFRPHKKPLPIVVIPPASFPPLTQPNITIPPSPAPLTISQPKPTLSIVEVPTVSSPPPMQPTLPPANSTLPTVEMPTVSFRLRVQPTSTIRPTLEPSNSTLPTVEIPPVSSPLPMQPTSTIRPTLEPCNSTFPTVEIPTVSFPSLIRPTSTIRPTFLPPNTTFPTAEIPSVSFPPLIQQNFTIPGTLPPLTLPGHGRIAPQPPKQQLSLPETAEAYTPTPTPIPPTSPPKPSPTPIPSPPTNQTSPTNQTSPTNQTSPTNQTSPPTPIPSPPTNQTSPTNQTSPTNQTSPTNQTSPTNQTSPTNQTSPTNQTLPPIPIPSPPTNQTSPPTPSPSPTPPTPTPPPPPSSPPPRPSNSSILCTIFVNCRDSNSAPPPFLQHLNQTLQAQPPQPHNQ, encoded by the exons atggGGACGAGGGAAGTGCTGTACCTATTGTTGATG GTGTGTGGCTGTACCAGTGAGGGCATCCGTTCAACTCGACGCTACGTGTTGGAGGAACCGCCCGGCACCCCTTGTGGAGATctcaag tatgggGTGGACAACGGAATTCCTCCACTAGCTGTCAGCACAGGAGGG GAGCTGAACACCGTGCAGAGGTTCCCATTCTTCAAAGGGTTCGCGGAGGTGATCTTCGAGCTCTGCCACCAGACACCCCCAGTAATCGGCAGCAAACCGCTCCTTCAGTGCAAGCGAATCGA CTCGACCGTGGTGCAGCTCGAAGGAAAGAGACACAACGAGTCGGTATTGGTGAAGAAGGATCTCATTCCCTCAGAGTTCTACCACACCCTCAAGTTCCCCGACAATGTGCAGTGTCAAGGGTGTGTCCTGGTG ATCAAGACGGTCGAGAGGGCGTGCCGAAACTGCGAGGTCACTGACGCCTTGGAGATGTGTTCTTATGTCAACGTCGAGACCACCatcgcaccaccaccatcaccaccaccagcacaaggAGAAATACACCCACTATCAATGCCAGTATACTCCCACATTACAGAGAGTCCACCACATCGACCACTCCCAACACCATATCGAGACCATGACCCAAACATTGTAGACCCGCCAATTAGAATAACAGTACTACCACCTTATCCTTTCACATATCCACCAATTCGAGACCCGCTAGTTATAGATGCAAAATTTTCCCAACAAACACTTCAGCCACCGCCCTTTTTACTATCAGGTACACAGCCTCCAATAACTGTCGAGCCACCACTCCCAAGACCAATACCACTAACCCGCCCACCAATAATAATCGAACCACCAGTCCCAACACCACAACCAACCCTCCCACCAATAACAGTCGAACCATTAGtctcaacacaaccaccaccaactctCCCACCAATAACAGTCGAACCATTGGtctcaacacaaccaccaccaactctCCCACCAATAACAG TCGAACCATTAGtctcaacacaaccaccaccaatccGCCCACCAGTAAAAATACCCAAAATCTCCTTCCCACCATTGATACAACCAAATTTCACGATACCACCGACCCTCCCGCCACTAATATTCCGACCACATAAGAAGCCACTTCCAATCGTAGTAATACCCCcagcttccttccctccactgacGCAACCAAATATcaccataccaccatcaccagcgcCACTAACGATATCGCAACCAAAACCAACACTTTCAATCGTAGAAGTACCCActgtttcctcccctccaccgATGCAACCAACACTCCCGCCAGCTAACTCAACACTTCCAACCGTAGAAATGCCCACAGTTTCTTTCCGTCTACGGGTGCAACCAACTTCCACCATACGACCAACACTCGAGCCATCTAACTCAACACTTCCAACCGTAGAAATACCACCAGTTTCCTCCCCTCTACCGATGCAACCAACTTCCACCATAAGACCAACACTCGAGCCATGTAACTCAACATTTCCAACTGTAGAAATACCCAcagtctccttcccttcactgatACGACCAACTTCCACCATAAGACCAACATTCCTACCACCTAACACAACATTTCCAACTGCAGAAATACCCAGCGTGTCATTTCCACCACTGATACAACAAAATTTCACCATACCAGGAACACTCCCGCCGCTTACTCTACCTGGGCACGGAAGGATCGCACCCcaaccaccaaaacaacaactaTCATTACCAGAAACAGCAGAGGCAtatacaccaacaccaacaccaataccaccaacatcaccaccaaaaccttcaccaacaccaataccatcaccaccaacaaaccAAACATCACCAACAAACCAAACATCACCAACAAACCAAACATCACCAACAAaccaaacatcaccaccaacaccaataccatcaccaccaacaaaccAAACATCACCAACAAACCAAACATCACCAACAAACCAAACATCACCAACAAACCAAACATCACCAACAAACCAAACATCACCAACAAACCAAACATCACCAACAAACCAAACATtaccaccaataccaataccatcCCCACCAACAAaccaaacatcaccaccaacaccatcaccatcaccaacaccaccaacaccaacaccacctcctccaccatcatcaccaccaccacggccctcCAACAGTTCCATTCTCTGCACCATATTTGTGAATTGCCGAGATTCAAACTCCGCCCCGCCGCCCTTTCTCCAACACCTCAACCAAACACTACaagcacaaccaccacaaccacataaccagtaa